The Spirosoma oryzicola region GACATTTGCGACGGCAAGTGATTCAGTCGATGTTGCAGCCCTAAGGTTGTCAGCAACGACTCAGCCCGCTCCCGGACTTCCCGCTCGTCTTTCTCCGAAATAAAGCCCGGGAGGCACACATTTTCGAGGGCTGTAAATTCAGGCAGCAAATTGTTGAATTGAAAGACGAAGCCAATGCGCTCGTTACGGAACTGCGCCAGCTGTCGATCCCCCAGGGCAAACACGTTCTGTCCCGCAATGTGCAACTCCCCGCCATCAGGTCGGTCGAGTGTACCCAGAATCTGAAGTAACGTTGTTTTACCCGCGCCGGACGCACCAACGATGGAGACCACCTCGCCCGCTTCGATGGTTAAGTTTATGCCTTTTAGAACAGGAAGATTACCGTAGTTTCGGCGTATATCAGTAGTTTGAAGAAGCGACACGCGGTTTGTGATTTGTGGTTTATGGCCAATGGCTTATGATCGTTCGATTCGCTGATGGATAAGGCCGCTCGAACGCTAAACCACCAAAAACCGTAATCAATAAACCAAAAACTCGTTTTATTAGCTAACTTGCCGCACAAAAATACGATTTACAATTCTCCTTGTTGCAGTTGCCATGAATATACACGAGTATCAGGGTAAAGAAATTCTGAAAAAGTACGGTGTCCGGATTCAGGAAGGCATCGTAGCTGAATCGCCCGAGAAAGCCGTTGAAGCCGCTAAACAGATTATGGCGCAGTCCGGCTCAAAGTTCGTCGTCGTAAAATCGCAAATTCATGCTGGTGGTCGCGGCAAGGGTAAAGTCGTCGGTAGTGAACAGCGTGGTGTGGCTCTGGCGAAATCCGTTGAAGAGGTACGCGATATTGCGAAAAACCTGATCGGTAATGTACTGGTAACGCACCAGACTGGTCCGGAAGGCAAAAAAGTAAATAAAGTGCTGGTTGCCCAGGACGTTTTCTACCCCGGTGCATCGGAGCCGAAAGAAATGTACATCAGCATCCTGCTGGATCGTACCAAGGCTTGCAACGTTATCATGGCCAGCACCGAAGGGGGCATGGACATTGAAGAAGTAGCCGAGAAAACACCCGAAAAAATCGTAAAAGAGTGGATCGATCCGGCGGTTGGCTTACAGCCCTTCCAGGCTCGTAAAGTGGCTTTCGGCCTTGGTTTAGAAGGCGAAGCGTTCAAAGAAATGGTGAAATTCGTTACGTCGCTGTATAAAGCGTACGTTGATACGGATGCTTCCATGTTCGAGATCAACCCGGTTCTGAAAACATCGGATAACAAGATTTTGGCCGTTGATGCGAAAGTTAATCTCGACGACAACGCGCTTTACCGTCACCCTGACCTGGCCAATCTGCGCGACATCTCAGAGGAAGATCCGCTCGAAGTAGAAGCGTCAGCCAATGACCTGAACTACGTTAAGCTCGATGGTAACGTTGGCTGTATGGTAAACGGTGCTGGTCTGGCGATGGCTACGATGGATATCATCAAACTGTCGGGTGGCGAGCCTGCTAACTTCCTCGACGTAGGGGGTGGCGCTAACGCAAAAACCGTTGAAGCCGGATTCCGGATTATCCTGAAAGATCCAAACGTAAAAGCGATTCTGATCAATATCTTCGGTGGTATCGTTCGCTGCGACCGCGTGGCAACGGGCGTCGTGGAAGCGTACAAAGCGATTGGCGACATTCCGGTTCCAATCATCGTTCGTTTACAAGGTACCAATGCCGAAGAAGGCGCGAAGATCATTGACGAGTCAGGCCTAAAGGTTCAGTCAGCCGTGTTGCTGAAAGAAGCCGCCGAGAAGGTTCGTCAGGTTGTAGCTGCTTTATAAAGACAAAGCTGACTAACAAAAAAAGCCGGGACGAACCCGGCTTTTTTTGTTAGTCAGCTTTGTTAGCTATTCCGTCTTGATCCATTATAATACTTCTGTGCGTCAGGCAGTAGTTTCTGCAAGTCGGCAATCCGGCGCTGATCGGACGGGTGATCAGACAAAAACTCAGCGGGTGCTTTACCTCCGCTTGCCTTGGCCATCCGCTCCCAGAACGTAATGGCTTCCCGAGGGTCATAACCAGCCATTGCCATAAAGATCAGCCCGAGGTGATCCGCTTCCGATTCCTGCTTGCGGCTGTGCGGTAAGCCTACTCCGTATTGATATGCCAAAGGTCCTACGACGCCGAAAGCCTGTTGAAACAACGCCTGCGTTTGAGGGGTTCTGGCCGATGAAGCAATACCCGTCGCTACCTGACCAGCTTGGAGCAATCCATTGGCAACTAGTCCCTCACTCATACGCTCGTTACCATGCTCCGCAATAGCGTGCGATACTTCGTGCCCAAGTACCGTTGCCAGCCCCGCTTCGTTTTGGGTGTACGGTAGAATACCTGAATACACGACAATCTTACCGCCGGGCATACACCAAGCATTGACCTGGTTACTTTGCACCAAGTGGTACTCCCACTTAAACCCTTCCAGGCGTTTGCCATATCCGTTGCTGTTCATGTAACTCTCAACAGCCTGTCGAATTCGATCCCCCACTCGATTGACCATCTGGGCATCTCCGCTGTTGCTTACAACTCGGCTCGTGTCAAGGAACTGTTTATACTGGGTAAAGCTCATCGAGAGCATATCGTTATTCGGTACTAAAATCAGTTGCTTTCGTCCAGTTAGGGGTACTTTCTCGCAAGCGGTTACCGCAAAGACAAGCGACAACATCGCTATGATGGCTTTTTTCATTTTTGTGCGTTTTTGTTGAATGGTTATTCTGACGATATATGACGCGCAACATACGGGATTTGTTCAAATATTTACAAACGGGTGCGGTCAGGCCCTCTTTAGTCCTTAGATTTGCAACTGTCAGAATAGTTTAATAAAAACGCTGAGGGGCCGATCACTGTCCTTTGTGCCAAAAACTCGGACTCGCTGTCCGCGTTACACTATGAAAATTATCGCCGTTGGTCGCAATTACGCCGAACATATTAAGGAACTCAACAACGAACAGCCCGACGATCCGGTCATCTTTTTAAAGCCCGAAACGGCGGTACCGCTTAAAAACGAACCGTTTTTTTACCCTAGCTTTTCGAACGACGTTCATTACGAAGTTGAAATTCTGGTAAAAATCAATCGAGTTGGGAAAAACATCGACGAGAAGTTCGCTCATAAGTACTACGACGAAATCGGGATAGGAATTGATTTTACGGCCCGCGATGTACAGAGCAAACTGAAAGCCAAAGGACTACCCTGGGAACTGGCTAAAGGCTTCAATGGCTCTGCTCCTATCTCTCCGTTTATTCCAAAGACAGAATTTGCCAATTTGCAGAATCTGAACTTCCGTCTTGATGTTAACGGAGAAACCCGTCAGCAGGGAAACACCAGTCTGATGCTGTTCAAAATTGACTACCTGATTTCATTCGTTTCGCGGTATTTTCTGCTGCAACAGGGTGACGTTATCTTTACGGGTACGCCTAAAGGAGTTGGTCCCGTCCAAATCGGAGATCAGTTGACGGCTTACATTGAAGATCGAAAAATGCTGGAGATTGACGTAAAATAAACGACTCTTTATTGCCTGTTGGCATCACACAGTCCTCTGTGGTATCGCAAACGGGGAGTAGAAGTCTTCAATGCCTTTATATTGAAACGAGTACGTATTACGAGTGTCCTGGCGATGCTGATCTCCGCTGGAATGACCTTTGGTCAGACGAGTATAGACACGGCCAAGTCACCACAGAATGGAACCGCTACGGCGAGCCGCCTGGGAGAGCCGCCCATTGCCCCAGCCGGTTATTTTATGTTTCCAATCCGGCCGGGTTCCGCTAATTCGCTGGCGGGTGGATTGGGTGATTTACGAGCCAATCACTTTCATGCGGGTCTGGATATTCGAACGGGAGGTCAGGAAGGCTTGGACGTTCATGCCGCAGCCGATGGCTACATTTCTCGCATTGCCGTCTTTACCGGCGGCTACGGTAATGTTGTGTTTATCAAGCATCCCAACGGCCTGACAACGGTTTACGGGCACCTGAAAACGCTTAAAGACACGCTTGGCACTTACCTCCGCGAGCAGCAATACCAAAAGAAAACGTTCGAGATTGATTTACGGCCCGTACCGGGTCAATTTCCGGTTAAGCAGGGCGACGTGATTGCAGCATCCGGCAATACAGGCGGATCAGGCGGTCCTCACCTGCACTTCGAAGTGCGCGACGCGAAGGACAACCTCATCAATCCGCTGCTTTACGGTTTCTCCGAACTGAAGGATGATGTGCCGCCTTATTTTGAGCGAATTGCGCTGAAAACCATGACCTCGACCTCGCGCGTTAACGGTGAATACCAGCGAATCACCTACGCACCCGTTCGCCGGTCTGACGGAACTTACACGCTCACGCAGCCCATCACAGCATCGGGCTTAATCGGTTTAGAAGTGCTGGGCTACGACAAAACCAGCGGTTCGCCTTATCGCAATGGAATCAGTTGTCTGGAAATCCGGCTCGATGGGCGCGAGGTTTTTGCGTACAACATGAATAGCTTTCCCAATGAGCAAACCCGGTACATGAACATCCACGAGAATTACGAAGTGGAACAAATGAGCGGGCAACGCTACCACCGCGCGTACATTGCGGACGGCAACATACTGAACCTTTACAAGTTACAAAGCAATGCCGCCTATCGGGGGCGTTTACCCTTGCTTGATGGCAAACCGCACGAAGTAACGCTGACGCTTTTTGATGCGTTCGATCATGCGGCCCAGCTGACGTTCACGATTCTGCCGGAAATAACAACGACAAAGCCGCTTCCAGCAGATTCGGTAGCCACCCTTCCGGCGGAATCAGATCAGACGAGCGATATTCCAACAGCCACCATCACGACCGATGAAAACGTACTAAAGCTGACGGTCAGGAACATATCGGCGGCTAATCCTCCGATGGCAAAATTACACGTGGGCCGTACGATAACGGAGCAGGCGGTTAGCTATGTTCGTAACAATCAAGCGGTTTATCTCATCGATTTGCGGCAGACATTGCCCGATTCGGTACAGTTTGGCCGGGGTGTTGTGCGGACTAATTTTAAAAAGCGCATTATTCCCGGACGGGGTGATGTGGTGGTCGATGGCACAACTCGCTTGGCCTTTTCGCCTAAAACGCTTTATGACACGTTACATCTGGCCATGCGACCGCTACCGGGTGGTGGATTAGAGATTAACCAATCAACGATTCCGCTCAACGATTATTTAACCATTCAGTACCAACCGAACTACCCGATTGCCATCGATACCATGCGCACAAAAGCGTATTGGACCAGTGGCGGACGGGCCAGCTTCCTGGGTGGCAAATGGAATAAAGGACGAATCGAATTTAAGACTCGTTCCTTAGGCCGGTTTCAGCTTATGACGGACGCGAACCCGCCTACGGTCGAGATTCTGTCCGCTACGCCAAAGGGAATAACGGCCAAGATCCGGGATGATCTGTCGGGTATTGCGGATTTCCGGGCGCTGGTCAACGGCGAATGGGTGCTGATGCAGTACGATTACAAGCGGGCGTTGCTTTGGTCGGATAAACTCGATCCGGACGAACCCTTTGAAACGGGCTCGGAAGTACTTGTGCAGGTGAAAGATCGGGCTGGCAACATCGGTTCCGACAGCACGACGATTGAAGCCCCCCGCGCCCGACCAGCGGCACGTCCTAAAGCCGCACCAAAGCGTCGAAAAAAACGGTAAGGGTAGCTTAAGAAAGGTTCTTTCTTTTGTGTGAACTGGTATAAAACAGCAACTATAGATTTTTAGATATGAGTCTGAACGTTGGCGATATCGCTCCTGATTTCACAAGTACCGACCAAAACGGTCAGCCTATTAAGCTGTCCGATTATCGGGGAAAGAAGGTGGTTTTGTATTTTTACCCCAAAGACGATACAACGGGTTGTACGGCTCAGGCGTGTAGCCTTCGCGACAACTATTCGGATCTCAAAGCGGCTGGTTACGAGGTACTGGGCGTAAGTATCGATGATACGAAGTCGCACCAGAAATTCATCAACAAGTACAATCTGCCCTTTACGCTCGTCGCCGATACGGACAAGCAAGTCGTTGAAGACTACGGCGTGTGGCAGGAAAAATCCATGTATGGCCGTACGTACATGGGTACGGTCCGCACGACGTTTCTAATTGATGAAAACGGTATTATTACGGAAATAATCGGCAAAGTAGATACCAAGCAACACGCCGATCAGATTTTGAAATAAGTAAGTGCGGATGCCCACGTCCGTGCTGTTTCCTTAAATCCTGATGCGGATGTGGGCGTCCGCACCATTACTACATGGAACTCGAACAACTCGAACACATTGCAACCGCCGTTCGGCGCGACATCGTTCGCATGGTAGCCGCCGTTAATTCTGGTCACCCAGGCGGTTCGTTAGGCTGCACCGACTTTCTGGTCGGCCTTTATTTTGACGTAATGAAGCTTAAGCGGGATGAGAATGGCACCGTCATTTTCGACATGGACGGACGCGATGAGGATCTGTTCTTTCTCTCGAACGGACACATATCGCCGGTTTTCTATTCCGTGTTAGCTCGGTCAGGGTACTTCCCGATCGACGAACTGGCTACGTTCCGCAAACTGGATAGCCGTCTGCAAGGGCACCCCACCACCGCCGAACACCTACCGGGAATTCGCATCGCTTCGGGCTCCTTGGGACAAGGTTTATCGGTAGCAGCGGGAGCGGCTTATTCGAAAAAGCTCAATGGCGACACGAATCACGTGTACGTATTAATGGGCGACGGCGAGCAGCAGGAAGGCCAAATCTGGGAAGCAGCTCAGTTTGCACCCAACAAAAAACTGGGCAACCTGACCGCCGTAATCGATTACAACCTGGCTCAGATTGACGGCAAAACGGAATACGTCAACGACAACCGCGATCTGGCGGCCAAATACAAAGCTTTCGGCTGGCACGTCGACGAAATGCAGGGTAACGACATGGCTGATGTAATCAGAACCCTCAAGAAAGCACAGGAAAACCCGGACGTTCCGACGTTGATTCTGATGCATACAGAAATGGGCTTTGGTGTGGATTACATGGTTGGCAGCTACAAATGGCACGGCGTAGCGCCAAATGCTGAGCAGCTTACTCAGGCCCTCAACCAACTGCCGCTATCTGTAGGCTACTCTGATTACTAAACATAAGCCCTTGCTGTCTCTGAAGAAATTATGAAAAAGTACGAATATACCGAAAAGAAAGATACTCGCTCGGGCTTCGGCGCGGGCATGGCCGAATTAGGCAAAACCCACCCGAACGTTGTTGCCCTGACGGCTGACTTAGCGGGATCGCTTAAACTTGATGCGTTTATCAAAGAGAATCCCGAACGGTTTGTGCAGTGCGGGATTGCCGAAGCAAATATGATCGGCGTATCGGCGGGATTGACCATCGGTGGCCATATTCCTTTCGCCACGACCTTCGCCAACTTCGCGACGGGCCGTGTGTACGATCAGATCCGTCAGTCGGTTGCTTATTCAAACAAGAACGTTAAAATTTGTGCGTCGCACGCTGGGGTTACGCTTGGCGAAGATGGTGCTACCCACCAGATTCTGGAAGACCTGGGCATGATGAAAATGTTACCAAACATGACCGTCATCAACCCTTGCGACTACAACCAGACCAAAGCCGCTACGCTCGCTATTGCCGACCATGTTGGCCCGGTTTACCTCCGCTTCGGACGGCCTGTTATTCCGGTGTTTACCCCCGCCGATCAGAAATTCGAAATTGGCAAAGCGTGGACGGTGAACGAAGGTTCGGATGTGTCGATCTTCTGCACTGGTCATCTGGTCTGGGAAGCCATCAAAGCGGGCGAAATGCTGGCCGAAGAAGGAATCGAAGCCGACATTATCAACATTCATACGATTAAACCGTTAGATGAAGAAGCAATTATCGCTTCCGTGAAAAAAACGGGTTGCGCTGTATCGGCAGAAGAACACATGATCAGTGGCGGTTTGGGCGATAGCGTTGCGCATGTTCTGGCGCAACATAATCCGGCTCCGCTGGAATACGTGGGTGTCCATGACACTTTCGGCGAAAGCGGAACCCCTGACCAGCTGATGCAGAAATATGGTCTCACCGCCGACAAAATTGTTGAGCAGGTGAAGAAAGTAATGGCAAGAAAATAAGTGTTCGGTTTTTCAGCTTTCAGTTGGTTGACCCCTCATGCAGGCTTAGGTCAGCCAACTGAGAACTGAAGGCTGAATATTAAACAACGAATGACTGACGCAGAACTCCTCGCCAAATACCGCGATCCGTCGAGCCGGAATTATGCCTTTAATCTGTTGGTACGACAGTATCAGCAGAAAGTTTATTGGCATATTCGGAAGATGGTCATTGACCACGACGACGCTGATGATCTGGTGCAGGAAACATTTATTAAAGTCTGGAACAGCCTGGAACAGTTTCGGGGTGATAGTCAGTTATATACTTGGATATACCGCATTGCGACCAACGAATGCCTGAACTTTCTCAACAAAAAACGTCGTCGTTTTTTCCTGCCCATCGGTGACGTAGAGGGTGAGTTGATGGAAAAATTGGAAAGTAATGCTGATTTTGTCACGTCGGGCAATGAACCCAGCGGTGAAGAAATACAAATGAAGTTGCAGAAGGCGCTTCTGAAGCTACCGGACAAACAACGGCTTGTCTTTAACATGAAGTACTTCGACGACATGAAGTACGAAGACATTGCCGAGATCACGGGTACATCAGTTGGCGCGCTGAAAGCATCCTATCACCTGGCGGTAAAAAAAATCGAAGATTATCTGGATAAATCTGACACGTCTGATTAAACCTCAGCTCGCGTGGCTTGTCAAATCGCTAATAGGAAACGAATTGTGTGACTTGTACACAGAACGACAATGAACGAAATGAACAACTTCAGGCTTGACGAACTTCCCCCTGAGCATCCGCTTCGGCAGCAACCGTTTCGGGCTCCGGACGGCTACTTCGATCAGCTGCCTTCACGCGTACAGGCTCGGGTGACCCGCAAACCGAAACCAGCCTTCAGTATCAGCTGGTCCTGGCAACGAACGGCTACGTCGCTGGCAGGAGCCAGTTTAATTGCGGTGCTGATCTGGAAAACATTACCGCAGCGACAAGAGTCTTTAGGAAATGAAGCCTTGACGGGGGTGAGTAGTGAGGTGATTGCGGCTTACCTTGACGACCAGGGAGTCGACCCCTATGAATTAGCGGACAATCAGCAACTTCATTCATCACTGGGCAGTGATACGACGGCAATTCAGTATTTAAACGTGAAACCCGCCGATATTCAGCAGCTCATTGACGAACAAAACGTATCGGAATCTCTGGGCCTCGGCTCCTGACTTTAAAGAATGGTTAATTTTACCGCAATGAGACACGCATGGATTGGTTGGCTAGTAGCGATGATGATGACAACAAATGTCACTATCGCGCAACAGGACCCAAACGGACGCCAGAAGATAGAAGCCGCCAAGATCGGTATGATCACCAACCGGCTGAACCTAAGCACCGATCAGGCCCCGCAGTTCTGGGCGGTTTATAACGAATACAACGCGAAGAAGCAGGAACTAAACCGGCGGATTCGTCAGCTTAACAACGAGCCGTCCCGTACTAATCTCAACGACAACCAGTTGGTCAACGGTTTACGCGAAATCAATTCGACGAAACAAAAGCTGGCTGATCTTGATGACGAGTATATGAGTCGGTTCCTGAAAGTTATCAGCGCACAGCAATTAACAGAGCTGTACAAAACGGAGCAGACGTTTAATAAAATGCTGCTTAATCGGTTGAACAACCAGAATTAGCAGCCGATCACACGCGATTATCCTGACTGACTCTGGTCTCATCGGATTCAGGTGCTCTGAGTAACAGAAGCGGCACGACAAAGTCAGTCAGAATAATCCGTTCTATTTACCAGCTTAATAGCGTACGACCTTAAAGCTGGAAATACCCCCGTCGAAGCGAATAAGCATTTTCTTTTTGGCAGCATCATAACCGGGGCTTTCAAACACACCCCCACCGACCTCGGTAAATTCGTCCAGATGCTCTATGTTTAGCGCACCATCTTTTTTGATACGGCAACCGACTTCTTTGGGAACATGAACGGTTACCGAAGCGGCCCCTACTTCCAGTTTCACGTCCGACATATCGGCTTTTGACCCCAGTTTAAGATCAAGGTCAGCCGCTCCGGCGGCCAGTTTGAGGTTCTTCACGGCATAAGCGCTTAAGTCCAGATCACCCTGACCGGCTCCCAAAGCAATGTCCATCGTCCAGGCGGGATTCTGATTAAGATGAACGTCTACCCGGTTTTCAAACTTACCGTCTTTCAGATTAAAATCCTGGTTATCATCCTTGGGCTTCAATTCAATCGTCGGAATGTGGGTTACCGCATCGCGATCTACGGACATGGAATAACTACCGATGTTTTGGCGGGTATCCGCTTTGATCAGCTCCGAGGTCGGATCGCTAATGAC contains the following coding sequences:
- a CDS encoding ABC transporter ATP-binding protein, whose translation is MSLLQTTDIRRNYGNLPVLKGINLTIEAGEVVSIVGASGAGKTTLLQILGTLDRPDGGELHIAGQNVFALGDRQLAQFRNERIGFVFQFNNLLPEFTALENVCLPGFISEKDEREVRERAESLLTTLGLQHRLNHLPSQMSGGEQQRTAVARALINKPAIVFADEPSGNLDSRNAEELHQLFFRLRDELGQTFIIVTHNETLAALADRTVTIRDGLLFT
- the sucC gene encoding ADP-forming succinate--CoA ligase subunit beta, with the protein product MNIHEYQGKEILKKYGVRIQEGIVAESPEKAVEAAKQIMAQSGSKFVVVKSQIHAGGRGKGKVVGSEQRGVALAKSVEEVRDIAKNLIGNVLVTHQTGPEGKKVNKVLVAQDVFYPGASEPKEMYISILLDRTKACNVIMASTEGGMDIEEVAEKTPEKIVKEWIDPAVGLQPFQARKVAFGLGLEGEAFKEMVKFVTSLYKAYVDTDASMFEINPVLKTSDNKILAVDAKVNLDDNALYRHPDLANLRDISEEDPLEVEASANDLNYVKLDGNVGCMVNGAGLAMATMDIIKLSGGEPANFLDVGGGANAKTVEAGFRIILKDPNVKAILINIFGGIVRCDRVATGVVEAYKAIGDIPVPIIVRLQGTNAEEGAKIIDESGLKVQSAVLLKEAAEKVRQVVAAL
- a CDS encoding M48 family metallopeptidase, with the translated sequence MKKAIIAMLSLVFAVTACEKVPLTGRKQLILVPNNDMLSMSFTQYKQFLDTSRVVSNSGDAQMVNRVGDRIRQAVESYMNSNGYGKRLEGFKWEYHLVQSNQVNAWCMPGGKIVVYSGILPYTQNEAGLATVLGHEVSHAIAEHGNERMSEGLVANGLLQAGQVATGIASSARTPQTQALFQQAFGVVGPLAYQYGVGLPHSRKQESEADHLGLIFMAMAGYDPREAITFWERMAKASGGKAPAEFLSDHPSDQRRIADLQKLLPDAQKYYNGSRRNS
- a CDS encoding fumarylacetoacetate hydrolase family protein, producing MKIIAVGRNYAEHIKELNNEQPDDPVIFLKPETAVPLKNEPFFYPSFSNDVHYEVEILVKINRVGKNIDEKFAHKYYDEIGIGIDFTARDVQSKLKAKGLPWELAKGFNGSAPISPFIPKTEFANLQNLNFRLDVNGETRQQGNTSLMLFKIDYLISFVSRYFLLQQGDVIFTGTPKGVGPVQIGDQLTAYIEDRKMLEIDVK
- a CDS encoding M23 family metallopeptidase, which codes for MFPIRPGSANSLAGGLGDLRANHFHAGLDIRTGGQEGLDVHAAADGYISRIAVFTGGYGNVVFIKHPNGLTTVYGHLKTLKDTLGTYLREQQYQKKTFEIDLRPVPGQFPVKQGDVIAASGNTGGSGGPHLHFEVRDAKDNLINPLLYGFSELKDDVPPYFERIALKTMTSTSRVNGEYQRITYAPVRRSDGTYTLTQPITASGLIGLEVLGYDKTSGSPYRNGISCLEIRLDGREVFAYNMNSFPNEQTRYMNIHENYEVEQMSGQRYHRAYIADGNILNLYKLQSNAAYRGRLPLLDGKPHEVTLTLFDAFDHAAQLTFTILPEITTTKPLPADSVATLPAESDQTSDIPTATITTDENVLKLTVRNISAANPPMAKLHVGRTITEQAVSYVRNNQAVYLIDLRQTLPDSVQFGRGVVRTNFKKRIIPGRGDVVVDGTTRLAFSPKTLYDTLHLAMRPLPGGGLEINQSTIPLNDYLTIQYQPNYPIAIDTMRTKAYWTSGGRASFLGGKWNKGRIEFKTRSLGRFQLMTDANPPTVEILSATPKGITAKIRDDLSGIADFRALVNGEWVLMQYDYKRALLWSDKLDPDEPFETGSEVLVQVKDRAGNIGSDSTTIEAPRARPAARPKAAPKRRKKR
- the bcp gene encoding thioredoxin-dependent thiol peroxidase; protein product: MSLNVGDIAPDFTSTDQNGQPIKLSDYRGKKVVLYFYPKDDTTGCTAQACSLRDNYSDLKAAGYEVLGVSIDDTKSHQKFINKYNLPFTLVADTDKQVVEDYGVWQEKSMYGRTYMGTVRTTFLIDENGIITEIIGKVDTKQHADQILK
- a CDS encoding transketolase, whose protein sequence is MELEQLEHIATAVRRDIVRMVAAVNSGHPGGSLGCTDFLVGLYFDVMKLKRDENGTVIFDMDGRDEDLFFLSNGHISPVFYSVLARSGYFPIDELATFRKLDSRLQGHPTTAEHLPGIRIASGSLGQGLSVAAGAAYSKKLNGDTNHVYVLMGDGEQQEGQIWEAAQFAPNKKLGNLTAVIDYNLAQIDGKTEYVNDNRDLAAKYKAFGWHVDEMQGNDMADVIRTLKKAQENPDVPTLILMHTEMGFGVDYMVGSYKWHGVAPNAEQLTQALNQLPLSVGYSDY
- a CDS encoding transketolase family protein, with product MKKYEYTEKKDTRSGFGAGMAELGKTHPNVVALTADLAGSLKLDAFIKENPERFVQCGIAEANMIGVSAGLTIGGHIPFATTFANFATGRVYDQIRQSVAYSNKNVKICASHAGVTLGEDGATHQILEDLGMMKMLPNMTVINPCDYNQTKAATLAIADHVGPVYLRFGRPVIPVFTPADQKFEIGKAWTVNEGSDVSIFCTGHLVWEAIKAGEMLAEEGIEADIINIHTIKPLDEEAIIASVKKTGCAVSAEEHMISGGLGDSVAHVLAQHNPAPLEYVGVHDTFGESGTPDQLMQKYGLTADKIVEQVKKVMARK
- a CDS encoding RNA polymerase sigma factor, with amino-acid sequence MTDAELLAKYRDPSSRNYAFNLLVRQYQQKVYWHIRKMVIDHDDADDLVQETFIKVWNSLEQFRGDSQLYTWIYRIATNECLNFLNKKRRRFFLPIGDVEGELMEKLESNADFVTSGNEPSGEEIQMKLQKALLKLPDKQRLVFNMKYFDDMKYEDIAEITGTSVGALKASYHLAVKKIEDYLDKSDTSD
- a CDS encoding LiaI-LiaF-like domain-containing protein, with amino-acid sequence MQRRNGLFWGIFLLTFGVLFLARRAGWLDVNWHSLVDLWPVLLILAGVNLILERRGNPAAFVTTVMLAVAVPTTLFGFFAHDRDHDGFGIHWNQDDDNNDDANESSRDDDDDNESDYRSEREQRKSTTVQTNTFTESMEADTREAVFKMAGGAGRFVISDPTSELIKADTRQNIGSYSMSVDRDAVTHIPTIELKPKDDNQDFNLKDGKFENRVDVHLNQNPAWTMDIALGAGQGDLDLSAYAVKNLKLAAGAADLDLKLGSKADMSDVKLEVGAASVTVHVPKEVGCRIKKDGALNIEHLDEFTEVGGGVFESPGYDAAKKKMLIRFDGGISSFKVVRY